The nucleotide sequence GCCGAGTTCGAGCAGCGACCGGCCGAAACGCTTCGCCACCACCTCGCCCACCCGGCGGCCCATGCGGGTGGAACCCGTGGCCGAGACGAGCGGGATAAGGCCGTCATGGCTGAGCAGCTCGCCGACCGTCGGGCCGTCCCCGATCACCAGCGAGAAAACCGCCGGATCAACGCCGTGCGCGAGGCAGACCTTTTCCGCCAGCCGGATGCACGCGATCGCGGTGAGCGGGGTCTTCTCCGAGGGCTTCCAGAGCGTGGCATCACCGCACACGGCCGCCAGCGCGCTGTTCCACGCCCAGACCGCCACCGGGAAATTGAAGGCCGAGATGATGCCCACCACGCCAAGCGGCTGCCATTGCTCCATCATCCGGTGCCCCGGCCGCTCCGAGGCGATCGTCAGGCCGTGCAGCTGGCGCGAGAGGCCGGTGGCAAAATCACAGATGTCGATCATCTCCTGCACCTCGCCCGCGCCCTCCGCGCGGATCTTGCCCGCCTCGAGCGTGACCAGCAGGCCGAGCTCCTGCTTCAGCCCGCGCAGGGCCTCGCCGTAGCTGCGGACCACCTCGCCCCGCTTGGGCGCCGGCAGGTCGCGCCACGCCAGGAAGGCTTTCTGTGCGGCCGCGACCGCGAGCTCATAGTCCCCGGGCGTCGCCTGCCGTACCCGCCCGAGCAGCGAGCCGTCGATCGGCGAATGCTTCGCCAGCACCGGCCCCGATCCACCCCAGGCTCCGGCAAACACCCCGGGATTCGTGGCGACCTGCGACAACCCGAGCTTGGGAAAGATCGCCTTGGCGATGGCGGAAACGGAAGTGGATTTAAGCATGGTCATGAAGGGATAGAGAGAGCCTTGCTCCGCTGGGCCGCGGCTCAGCGGGAGGTGAGCCCACCGGGTGGTTATTTTGCGTTGTCACCATATACCTTGCCGCCCCACTGCGTGCCGAGGAAATCCTCCAGCGAGACGGATTCCTGCTTCACGAAGCCGGGGCCGAGCTTCTTCTTCGCGAACAGCTCCAGTACGCCAGTGATGCCGGCGGCGGTGGTGAGCTGGATGGCGTTGAGCTTGCGCCCCTGGATCACGGCGCCGTGCATCTTCTTGATGAAACTGCGCTGCTTGAGCCGGCCCTCGCGGTCCGTGCCGACGACACTGACGTAGAACACGACCACGTCGGACTCCGTCAGCGGCACCTCCTGGTCGAAGATCTGCGTGACCAGCTCCTGCCGCGGCGCGAGGTTCAGGTCGTGCAGCAGAAACTTCATCAGGTCCCGGTGCCCCGGGTAGCGGAGGGTCTTGTAGTTCAGCTCCTGCACGCGGCCCGCAAAGGTCTCCCCCATCGTCGCCACGCCGCCCGAGGTGTTGAAGGCCTCGTACTCGGCGCCATCAATCGTGATGCGTTCCACGCCGTCGAGCGGCATGGTCGTCACCCGCCGCCCGGCGTAAAGCGCGTCCCCGGGCTGGCAGTATTCATTGATCAGGCCGGCCGTGCTCCAGCTCAGGTAATACTTCATCTGGTTGCTGGCGTTCAACGGCAGCGCCCCGACCCGCATCTCGCACGTGCGGACATTGTCGAGCGAGGCGGCCAGCGAGCCGCCCACGATGTTGATCGCGCCGGGGGCCAGGCCGCACTGCGGCATGTAGGTGCCCTTGTGCCGGGCCGCCAGGTCACGCACGAAGGTCGTGGTCTCGACGTCCTCCGTCAGGTCAAAGTAACTCACCCCGGCCTGCGCGCACGCGGCGGCGATCGTCTTGTTGAGGAAGTAGGGCGCGGCGCTGACCACCGCGTCCATCCGCCCGACAAAGGCCGCGAGCGGGGCGGCCTGCTTCACGTCCACGAGGACGAACTTCGCCTTCTTCAGGCCCGTGAGGGAAACGCCCGGGCGGACGTCCGCCAGCGCGACACTTTTGCAGAATTTGCAGGACTCGAGCAGGGTGGCGATGGTTCCGCCGACCTTGCCGGCGCCGATAATGCCAATTTTCATGGGGTTCGTGGGTAGGTTTTTTTGACCACGGATTACACGGACTGGCACGGAGGGAGGGGCCCCGGCTTTTCTGGTCCGTGATAATCCGTGTTATCCTTGGCTAAAATGAGGGGGAGTTCAGTGCGCGTGCCCGGCCTGCACGGCCCGCGGATCGGTGGCGGCGATGATGGCACTGACCGCCTTCTGGTTGAAACCCTTGAAGCCGCCCTTGCGCTCGAGGTTCTCCAGGTGGCTGCCAATGGCCCCGTCCTGCCGGAAACCCTCGGCCTGCGCCGGGGTGATGAGGTTGTTCGCCTGCAGCGCGGCCACGCGCCGCGGGTCCACCCGCCAGCGCTCACCCTCGGTGAAGGCCTGCTTCAGGAACGGGAAGTCCGAGAAGGGCTTCATCGTGCCGATTCCCTGCTCCGCCAGCTGCTCGCGCAGCACACCGTGATTGAAGCGCGCCTCGAGGTGGTGCATCCCGGCCTGCAGGAAACTGTCCCCGTGCAGCCCGCACCAGAGGCCGACCGTGCGTACCGCCGGCATGTCCGGCAGGCGCTTCGCGGCGTAGTCCTCGTTCACCTCGCCGGGCAGCAGGTCCACGTCAGCGAAGACCACGATGCCGACGGTCGCCGACTCCATGACCTGCGCGCCCCACCCGGCCTCGGCGCCGGCGTAGAACCGCTCGCGTTTCTCCAGCCCGAGTTGCTCCATGAATGTCACCAAGTCCGGGAAATACCGCCGCGAGCACCGGAAGGTGTGGTGGTCGTGGTTGGCCCAGCCCAGCCCGAGCTGGTCCTGCCGGCGCTTCTGCACGCGGCCGGCGCGGTTGCGGAACATCCAGTAGTCCCGCTCCTCGGCGAAGAACAGCTCGCAGGCCACGTCCCGGCCCACGTGGGCGAGGGCTTTTTCCAGCACCGCGAAGGCTTCCCGCGCCCCGTCGTCGTCGTGGTCAAAATCCCGCTTCCGCGTCCGCCACAGCTCGCGCACCCGCAGGACGGCGTCCGCGAAACCGGGGGCCGGCTCCTGCCCGGTGAAACCGCGATAGCCCAGCCGCTCCACGGCCTGCAGCCGTGCACCGTTTTCCTCGTTGACCGTGAGCACACGCAACCGGGCGCAGGGCCGTCCGGCGATCTCGCCCCGGAGCCCGTGCCGGCTCATGAAATCGGCCAGATACTCCGGCCGCACCGCCAGCGACCGCGGGAACGCCGAGGCCGCCGCCCGGGTGTCCACCAGCACACGCGGCAGCATCGCATGGGGATGCGCCAGCGCCCGGTGGCCGTCGGGCACGTCGGTCGCCTCCGGACGGAAGCCGACCGCATGAAATTCCTGCTCCTGCTCCGGGGAGAGGACCAGGTGGTCCGTCCACTCGAAGAATTCCGTACCCGTCTCGTCGTGCATGCGCTGCGCGAGCCGGGCGGCGAAGGAGTTTTGGGCGAGAAAGGCGTGGAGGTGCCGCGAGAGCAGCGCCTCGGCCTCGTAGGCCAGCGGCCAGTTGAAGTTTTCCGGGGTGGGAAGCGTGGACATGGGGTGACTTTTGCCTGTGTCATAAACTCCGCCCGCCATTAACCAAGCCTCTTCTGGCGATCCTGCCTCCAAACCGCGACACCCCCCAGGCATCTCCAGCGTAGCGATCCGGGATCCGGTCAGCCGACGCCGCGGGCTGCAATCAGACGACGACCCACTGGCGGGACCCGCTGCGTCGCGTTTCGTGGCCGGCCGCGCGGCGGCGGCTTTGCGCTTTGCGGCGGCGTGGCTTCGTGTTCACATCGTCCATGGTTTCCGCCGCCCCTGACCTTGCCCTCCTGGCCGGCCGCCTCACCGGCGAGCTGCACACGGGGCGGACGATGCGCGCGCTCTATGCGACCGATGCCTCCGAATACCAGGAAATGCCGCGGGCCGTCGCCCTGCCCCGCACCGAGACCGACGTGCGCGAACTGGTCCGGTTTGCCCATGAACATCGCCTCGGCCTCATCCCCCGCGGCGCGGGCACCTCCCTCGCCGGCCAGGTCGTGGGCTCCGGCATCGTCGTCGACCTCGGCCGCCACCTGAACCGCATCCTCGCCTTCGACGCCGCCACTCGCCGCGTGCGCGTGCAACCGGGCGTCGTGCGCAACGAGCTCAACCTCTTTCTCTCTCCCCACGGCGTGTTCTTCACGCCCGAGACCTCCACCGCGAACCGCGCCATGATCGGCGGCATGGTCGGCAACAACTCCTGCGGCGCCAACTCCATCGTCTACGGCACCACCCGCGAGCACCTCGTCTCGGCCCGCGGCTTCCTCAGCGACGGCTCCGAGGTCACCTTCGGCCCGCTCACCCCGGCGGAGTTCGCCGCCAAGTGCGCCGGACCGGACACGCTCGAGACCAGGATCTACCGCACCGTCCGCGACCTGCTCGGCGACCCCGCGCACCGCCAGCTCATCCGGGACCACTACCCGAAACCCACCGTCACCCGCCGCAACACGGGCTACGCCCTCGATCGCCTGATGGACTGCGGCGTCTTCGACCCGGCTTCGCCCACCCCCTTCAACCTCTGCCGCCTCCTGGCTGGCTCCGAAGGCACGCTCTTCCTCGGCGTCGAGTTCGAGCTCAACGTCGAGCCCCTGCCCCCACCGGGCGCGCTGATGTGCGCGCACTTCGCCACCATCGCCGACGCCCTCCAGGCCACGCTCATCGCGATGCGGCACCGGCCCCACGGCTGCGAGCTCATCGACCGCCACATCCTCGAGTGCACCAAGGCCAACCTCGAGCAGGCCCGGAACCGCTTCTTCGTCCAAGGCGACCCCGGCGCCGTCCTCGTCATCGAGCTCCGCCGCGATACCCGCCCCGCCATCGAAACCGAGCTGAGCGCGCTCGAGGCCGAACTCCGCGCCGCCGGCCTCGGCTACGCCTTCCCGGTCCTGTGGGGCGATGACTGCAACCGCGTCTGGGACCTCCGTCGCGCCGGCCAGGGCCTGATGAACAACGTCGTGGGCGACGCCAAGCCGCGGGAGATCGTCGAGGACACCGCCGTCGCCGTCGAGGACCTCCCCGCCTACATCGCCGAGTTCGACGCCCTCATGCGCGGCAAATACGGCCTGAGCTGCGTCTACTACGCCCACGCGGGGGCCGGCGAACTCCACACCCGCCCGCTCTTCAACCTCAAGACCCCGGCGGGCCTGAAACTCTTCCGCGCCATCGCGACCGACGTCGCCGCCCTGGTGAAGAAATACCGCGGCTCCCTCTCCGGCGAGCACGGCGACGGCCGCCTCCGCGGCGAGTTCATCCGCTTCATGGTCGGCGACGCCTGCTACGCGCTCATGCGCCGCGTGAAGGAAACCTTCGACCCGCACGGCATCTTCAACCCCGGCAAGATCATCGACACGCCGCCGATGGACACGTCGCTGCGCCACGGTCCGGATCAGCCGACCCCGGACTACCAGACCATCTTCGATTTCAGCGCCACCCAAGGCGTCCTTCGCGCCGCCGAGGCCTGCACCGGCGTGGGCGAGTGCCGCAAGACCGCCCTCATGGGCGGCACCATGTGCCCGAGCTACATGGCCACGCGCAACGAGGCCGACACCACCCGCGCCCGCGCCAACCTCCTCCGCCAGGTCCTCACCCACCCGCGCGACGTGGCCAACCCTTGGGACAGCCCCGAGGTCGCCGGCGTCATGGACCTCTGCCTCTCCTGCAAGGGCTGCAAATCCGAGTGCCCCTCCAACGTGGACGTCACCCGCCTCAAGGCCGAGTGGCAGCAACACTACCACGACACCCACGGCGCACCCCTCCGTTCCCGCCTCGTGGCCGGGTTCGCCCGTTCCATGCGTCTGGCCGCCCTCGCCCCCGCGGTCTACAACTGGCTCATCACCGCCCCCGACGTCTCCCGCTGGATCAAGGATTTCGCCGGCTTCGCCCGCGGCCGCAGCCTGCCGCCGCTGCACACGACCACCCTGCGCGCTTGGTTCGCAAAACGTGCCGCTGTGGGCGGCGAGCTTGCCCGTTCGACGGGCTCAGGGCCCCGAGCCTGTCGCGGGGCTCGCGCCACCCCCGCGGCGCTCACAAACTCCGCCCCCCGCCGCGTCCACCTCTTCTGCGACGAGTTCACCGACTACAATGACACGGCCATCGGCATCAAGGCCGTGGAACTGCTCACCCGCCTCGGCTACGAGGTCATCATCCCCGAGCACGTTGAGAGCGGTCGCGCGCAGCTCTCGAAGGGTCTCGTGCGTGACGCCCAGGCCCT is from Lacunisphaera limnophila and encodes:
- a CDS encoding saccharopine dehydrogenase C-terminal domain-containing protein; translated protein: MKIGIIGAGKVGGTIATLLESCKFCKSVALADVRPGVSLTGLKKAKFVLVDVKQAAPLAAFVGRMDAVVSAAPYFLNKTIAAACAQAGVSYFDLTEDVETTTFVRDLAARHKGTYMPQCGLAPGAINIVGGSLAASLDNVRTCEMRVGALPLNASNQMKYYLSWSTAGLINEYCQPGDALYAGRRVTTMPLDGVERITIDGAEYEAFNTSGGVATMGETFAGRVQELNYKTLRYPGHRDLMKFLLHDLNLAPRQELVTQIFDQEVPLTESDVVVFYVSVVGTDREGRLKQRSFIKKMHGAVIQGRKLNAIQLTTAAGITGVLELFAKKKLGPGFVKQESVSLEDFLGTQWGGKVYGDNAK
- a CDS encoding FAD-binding and (Fe-S)-binding domain-containing protein: MVSAAPDLALLAGRLTGELHTGRTMRALYATDASEYQEMPRAVALPRTETDVRELVRFAHEHRLGLIPRGAGTSLAGQVVGSGIVVDLGRHLNRILAFDAATRRVRVQPGVVRNELNLFLSPHGVFFTPETSTANRAMIGGMVGNNSCGANSIVYGTTREHLVSARGFLSDGSEVTFGPLTPAEFAAKCAGPDTLETRIYRTVRDLLGDPAHRQLIRDHYPKPTVTRRNTGYALDRLMDCGVFDPASPTPFNLCRLLAGSEGTLFLGVEFELNVEPLPPPGALMCAHFATIADALQATLIAMRHRPHGCELIDRHILECTKANLEQARNRFFVQGDPGAVLVIELRRDTRPAIETELSALEAELRAAGLGYAFPVLWGDDCNRVWDLRRAGQGLMNNVVGDAKPREIVEDTAVAVEDLPAYIAEFDALMRGKYGLSCVYYAHAGAGELHTRPLFNLKTPAGLKLFRAIATDVAALVKKYRGSLSGEHGDGRLRGEFIRFMVGDACYALMRRVKETFDPHGIFNPGKIIDTPPMDTSLRHGPDQPTPDYQTIFDFSATQGVLRAAEACTGVGECRKTALMGGTMCPSYMATRNEADTTRARANLLRQVLTHPRDVANPWDSPEVAGVMDLCLSCKGCKSECPSNVDVTRLKAEWQQHYHDTHGAPLRSRLVAGFARSMRLAALAPAVYNWLITAPDVSRWIKDFAGFARGRSLPPLHTTTLRAWFAKRAAVGGELARSTGSGPRACRGARATPAALTNSAPRRVHLFCDEFTDYNDTAIGIKAVELLTRLGYEVIIPEHVESGRAQLSKGLVRDAQALAIHNVELLQEVITADAPLIGIEPSAILGFRDEYPDLVPAKLKPAARALAKNALLIDEFIAREAAAGRIRSDQFRPAARTIKLHGHCHQKALSSLGPTMHMLSLPAGHQVTAIPSGCCGMAGSFGYEAEHFALSQQIGELVLFPAVRAADPDTLIAAPGTSCRHQIKDGTGRTALHPIEILHAALL
- the amaB gene encoding L-piperidine-6-carboxylate dehydrogenase, whose translation is MLKSTSVSAIAKAIFPKLGLSQVATNPGVFAGAWGGSGPVLAKHSPIDGSLLGRVRQATPGDYELAVAAAQKAFLAWRDLPAPKRGEVVRSYGEALRGLKQELGLLVTLEAGKIRAEGAGEVQEMIDICDFATGLSRQLHGLTIASERPGHRMMEQWQPLGVVGIISAFNFPVAVWAWNSALAAVCGDATLWKPSEKTPLTAIACIRLAEKVCLAHGVDPAVFSLVIGDGPTVGELLSHDGLIPLVSATGSTRMGRRVGEVVAKRFGRSLLELGGNNAIIVAPSADLKLAKRAVVFGAVGTAGQRCTSTRRIIVHESIRAKFTESLVAAYRQLPVGNPLKPGTLVGPLIDEAAVEAMQKALAEVKKQGGRILQGGGRLKGGYVTPAIVEARNDWPVVQHETFAPILYVMGYKTLAEAIALQNAVPQGLSSAIFTTDLREAEQFLSARGSDCGIANVNIGTSGAEIGGAFGGEKETGGGRESGSDAWKAYMRRQTVTINYSNDLPLAQGITFGD